A single genomic interval of Vibrio gallicus harbors:
- a CDS encoding heavy metal translocating P-type ATPase: MNEFNLPVSGVSCQGCVSKIRKAVCSIDAQCQLDVDIESQSMQYRGVLSPDEVSAVVDNLGYLEQASTAEENLTPCISPTMASIETVHLSLEGVSCAGCVNTIQKAVESVDGVDSVLINFANRTAEVTTTTTAHELISAIEGAGYGALEINDQGIAEQDRQRKESQQYRYKMRQSYLGLAVGVPLMLYGMLGGSMSVESSLQQWIWLAVGAVTLMVLIGCGRQYFVGASKAFVNRNANMDTLIALGTGSAWLYSMAVVVMPDLFPQSARHLYFEASAMIIGLINLGQALELKARGKTSQAIRRLLDLRAKTALVIRDGSTVSVPVERVQVGDHIVIRAGESVPVDAVIIQGSSVVDESMLTGEPVPVEKQTGENVSAGTVNGNSSITVVATKVGKETALSQIIDMVVRAQNSKPSIARLADTVSGVFVPSVMIISVLTALAWYNFGTDPVWVHMLVAATSVLIIACPCALGLATPISTMIGIGKAAQFGGLIRNGDALQRASDIDVVVLDKTGTITQGNPSVVDSELLQGEAEKDVLPILKALELGSTHPLAEAILRFCDRSGHVEPLRLDQVDSLAGQGVTGRDATQQYLLGNERLMHKQGICLDAIRSKAMLWEREANTVVYLSDHKQLLAAFAIQDPIKAESATAINSMQRLGLQVVMLTGDNHATATAVAHAAGVEQYHAQLSPQDKLDWIERLQQQGKVVAMVGDGINDAPALARSDVGFAIGQGTDVAIESADITLMSGSLFGVSQVIETSKATMRNIKQNLWGAFIYNALGIPIAAGILFPITGWLLSPIIAGIAMSLSSITVVSNANRLRLFTPRSTREQL; this comes from the coding sequence ATGAACGAGTTTAATTTGCCTGTATCCGGTGTCTCATGCCAAGGGTGTGTGAGTAAGATCCGAAAAGCGGTATGCAGTATTGATGCGCAGTGCCAGCTAGATGTCGATATCGAGTCTCAAAGCATGCAGTATCGCGGTGTATTGTCTCCTGATGAAGTAAGCGCTGTAGTTGATAATCTAGGTTACCTTGAACAAGCTTCAACAGCTGAGGAAAATCTAACCCCTTGCATATCGCCAACGATGGCGTCAATTGAGACCGTGCATCTAAGTTTGGAAGGGGTCAGCTGTGCGGGCTGTGTTAATACCATTCAAAAAGCGGTTGAAAGTGTGGATGGTGTCGACTCTGTATTGATCAATTTTGCTAATCGCACCGCTGAGGTGACAACAACGACGACTGCCCATGAACTCATTTCGGCGATTGAGGGCGCAGGTTATGGCGCACTTGAGATTAATGACCAAGGCATTGCCGAACAAGATCGTCAACGTAAAGAGAGCCAGCAATACCGTTACAAAATGCGTCAATCCTATCTTGGATTAGCGGTTGGCGTTCCGTTAATGCTGTATGGCATGTTGGGTGGCTCAATGAGTGTTGAATCCTCTTTACAGCAATGGATATGGCTGGCTGTTGGTGCTGTGACCCTTATGGTACTGATAGGCTGTGGTAGGCAGTATTTCGTTGGTGCGAGCAAAGCATTTGTGAATCGTAATGCGAATATGGATACCTTGATTGCCTTAGGTACTGGTAGTGCGTGGCTATATTCGATGGCGGTCGTGGTTATGCCTGATTTGTTTCCACAGTCAGCACGACATCTCTATTTTGAGGCCAGCGCTATGATCATAGGCCTAATCAATCTAGGGCAAGCATTAGAGTTAAAGGCGCGTGGCAAAACCTCACAAGCGATTCGTCGCTTGTTGGATCTGCGAGCCAAAACAGCGTTAGTGATCCGAGATGGAAGCACTGTATCGGTTCCAGTCGAACGGGTTCAGGTTGGGGATCATATAGTGATTCGAGCTGGAGAGAGTGTGCCGGTTGATGCCGTAATCATACAAGGCAGCTCTGTGGTGGATGAATCGATGCTCACTGGTGAACCGGTTCCGGTAGAAAAGCAGACTGGAGAAAACGTTAGCGCTGGGACAGTGAACGGCAATTCGAGTATTACGGTAGTGGCAACTAAAGTGGGTAAAGAGACCGCATTGTCACAGATTATAGATATGGTGGTTCGAGCACAAAACTCTAAACCCTCTATCGCGCGCCTTGCTGATACTGTTTCTGGTGTTTTTGTACCAAGCGTGATGATAATTTCGGTGCTAACTGCATTGGCATGGTACAACTTTGGCACCGATCCGGTTTGGGTGCATATGTTGGTTGCAGCGACCTCAGTGCTAATTATCGCATGCCCGTGTGCATTAGGTTTAGCCACTCCTATTTCAACCATGATAGGCATAGGTAAAGCGGCTCAGTTTGGTGGCCTAATCCGTAATGGTGACGCCTTGCAACGTGCCTCTGACATTGACGTAGTCGTATTGGATAAAACGGGAACCATTACCCAAGGGAATCCAAGTGTTGTGGATAGTGAGTTGCTACAAGGTGAGGCAGAAAAAGACGTTCTACCTATTCTAAAGGCATTGGAGTTGGGCTCAACGCATCCTTTGGCAGAGGCGATACTTAGATTTTGTGACCGCTCGGGACATGTAGAACCCTTACGACTAGACCAGGTTGATTCGTTGGCGGGACAGGGCGTAACGGGACGCGACGCCACGCAGCAATATTTGTTAGGTAATGAGCGCTTGATGCACAAGCAGGGCATTTGTTTGGACGCCATTCGTAGCAAAGCAATGTTGTGGGAGCGCGAAGCGAACACTGTGGTGTATCTTTCTGATCACAAGCAGTTATTAGCGGCATTTGCAATTCAAGATCCGATCAAGGCTGAATCCGCTACTGCAATCAACTCGATGCAGAGGTTAGGGCTACAGGTGGTGATGCTTACTGGAGATAATCACGCCACGGCAACAGCGGTAGCACATGCGGCAGGGGTAGAGCAGTATCATGCCCAATTAAGCCCACAAGATAAGCTTGATTGGATTGAAAGATTGCAACAACAAGGCAAGGTGGTTGCTATGGTAGGAGATGGCATCAACGATGCGCCAGCCCTTGCTCGGTCGGATGTTGGCTTTGCCATTGGACAAGGTACTGATGTTGCGATTGAAAGTGCCGATATTACCCTGATGAGTGGTTCATTGTTTGGCGTATCTCAGGTCATTGAAACCAGTAAAGCGACCATGAGAAATATTAAGCAAAACCTGTGGGGTGCCTTTATATACAACGCACTCGGCATTCCGATTGCCGCAGGTATCTTATTCCCTATAACGGGCTGGCTACTTAGTCCGATTATTGCGGGTATTGCGATGTCGTTGTCATCCATTACGGTGGTCAGTAATGCAAACCGTTTGCGCCTATTCACCCCTCGTTCTACAAGGGAGCAACTATGA
- a CDS encoding MerR family transcriptional regulator, which translates to MITSAVAKRAGVSVDTVRYYTKRGLLTPTRNPDNGYKQYNLSHLQRLRFIHQAREIGFSLKEIEEILLSAQDGDSPCPKVRSMMVEKIAESEAQLVRLQNHLTMLKNTFDTWQTLPDSEPTGESVCCLIESWTQECD; encoded by the coding sequence ATGATCACCTCAGCAGTTGCTAAAAGAGCAGGGGTTAGTGTGGATACCGTACGTTATTACACTAAGCGTGGGCTATTAACCCCGACCCGAAATCCAGATAACGGCTACAAGCAATACAACCTTTCACATCTGCAACGATTGCGTTTTATTCATCAGGCGCGTGAGATCGGCTTTAGTTTAAAAGAGATCGAAGAGATTCTATTGTCTGCGCAAGATGGGGACTCACCTTGTCCTAAAGTTCGCTCTATGATGGTTGAAAAAATAGCAGAATCTGAAGCGCAATTAGTACGTCTGCAAAATCATCTGACTATGCTCAAGAATACCTTTGATACTTGGCAAACCTTACCCGATAGTGAGCCAACGGGAGAGTCAGTCTGTTGTTTGATTGAGTCGTGGACTCAGGAGTGCGACTAA
- a CDS encoding NRAMP family divalent metal transporter: MEQTLEPQQQSRVKNLLHSLGPGITSAAAAVGGSHLVASTKAGAIYGWQLVVLILLVNLFKYPFFRAGVQYTMGTKTSLVEGYAKLGRPYLGLFTGLSVIASVVSTAALLMFSASLLKYFIPFDLSMITLSIIVLVTCLAILFVGHYKALNNLSKAIMAVLTVATLIALAIAIGKPAPVQPDFVSTSPWTLAGIGFIVVTMGWMPAPIEISSFSSMWLKSQCKDQKVTAKSALFDFNVGYIGTALLAIVFLSLGALLMHGTGIKLQTSGVGFSHQLVNLYASTIGEWSRYLIAVIAFFCIFGSTITVIDGYARVLSESQRLLSHKKTTSATTTRIWMAGISIAALGIILFLAKSLLPMLNFAMTLAFITTPFFALLNYILVSKASLPKELAVGPKLKALSIVGLIYLFGFLAVFIWWKWFM, translated from the coding sequence ATGGAACAGACCTTAGAACCTCAACAACAATCACGCGTAAAGAATTTATTACACTCATTGGGTCCCGGTATAACATCTGCTGCGGCAGCGGTTGGTGGCTCTCATTTAGTCGCCTCGACTAAAGCGGGTGCGATTTACGGTTGGCAATTGGTCGTGCTTATCTTGCTAGTAAACCTTTTTAAATATCCATTTTTTAGAGCTGGCGTGCAATATACGATGGGAACCAAGACTAGCTTAGTTGAAGGTTACGCCAAATTAGGTCGACCATATCTTGGATTATTTACCGGCTTAAGCGTTATCGCCTCAGTGGTGAGCACGGCTGCACTATTAATGTTCAGTGCAAGCCTACTCAAATACTTTATTCCGTTCGATCTTTCGATGATCACGTTAAGTATTATTGTACTTGTCACCTGTTTAGCAATTCTATTTGTGGGACACTACAAAGCACTCAATAACTTATCGAAAGCCATTATGGCTGTGCTAACAGTTGCGACGTTAATCGCACTTGCAATAGCCATTGGCAAACCTGCTCCTGTGCAACCGGATTTTGTATCCACCTCTCCTTGGACGCTTGCTGGTATTGGCTTTATTGTTGTGACTATGGGCTGGATGCCAGCTCCAATTGAGATATCTAGCTTTAGCTCTATGTGGCTAAAGAGTCAATGTAAAGACCAAAAAGTGACGGCGAAATCTGCACTATTTGACTTTAATGTGGGCTATATTGGAACGGCGTTGCTTGCGATTGTGTTCTTATCTCTGGGCGCGTTACTAATGCATGGAACTGGGATCAAATTGCAGACATCTGGGGTGGGTTTCTCCCATCAATTAGTAAACCTCTACGCAAGCACTATCGGTGAGTGGTCTCGCTACCTAATCGCGGTTATCGCATTCTTCTGCATCTTTGGCAGCACTATCACAGTGATCGATGGTTATGCCCGCGTGTTAAGTGAATCTCAACGTCTACTGAGCCATAAAAAAACCACCTCTGCTACCACTACCCGAATTTGGATGGCAGGTATTTCGATTGCGGCACTAGGTATTATTCTATTTTTAGCTAAATCATTGCTACCTATGCTTAATTTCGCAATGACACTGGCGTTTATTACCACGCCGTTCTTCGCATTGTTAAATTACATTTTGGTCAGCAAGGCATCATTGCCTAAAGAGCTCGCTGTTGGTCCTAAATTGAAAGCCCTATCTATTGTGGGTTTGATTTACTTGTTTGGCTTCCTTGCAGTATTCATCTGGTGGAAATGGTTTATGTAA
- a CDS encoding AEC family transporter, which yields MELLNQLLFSISVTGPICLILIMGVVLMRTGVINDNFIQSASNLVFKVTLPAMLFLSLVESKHDLSTSLSLVSFAVASNILYYLFCVVVVGLIMKHHADKGVVIQGGFRSNTGIIALAYVANLYGTQGLATAAIYVAASTLLYNVLSVICLTPKNGASPNGKAPSALKSMTKSITKNPLIISIIAGILYSKLGLPIPKVASDAGHYFANMTLPLALLCTGGSLDLKSLRKDTTPTVLASTLKLVLMPVICVFFAYLLGFKGQSLGIIFFMSGAPAAAASYIMARAMGGNATLAANIIALTTLASVVTTTIGLIILNSLNLLY from the coding sequence ATGGAACTTCTTAATCAACTGTTATTTTCTATATCAGTCACCGGCCCAATTTGCTTGATCCTGATAATGGGTGTCGTTCTAATGCGCACTGGTGTTATCAATGATAACTTTATTCAAAGTGCTTCAAACCTTGTATTCAAAGTAACTTTGCCAGCGATGCTGTTTCTTAGCCTAGTAGAATCTAAGCATGACTTATCCACCAGCCTGTCACTCGTCAGCTTTGCCGTAGCCAGTAATATTTTATATTACCTATTCTGCGTTGTGGTTGTAGGGCTAATAATGAAACACCACGCCGATAAGGGTGTGGTTATACAAGGTGGGTTTCGTTCTAACACTGGCATTATTGCATTAGCTTATGTAGCAAACTTGTACGGTACACAAGGCTTGGCGACTGCGGCAATCTATGTTGCAGCCTCAACCCTGCTTTATAACGTACTATCGGTTATCTGCCTGACTCCGAAAAACGGCGCCTCACCCAATGGCAAAGCGCCGAGTGCACTAAAATCGATGACCAAAAGCATTACCAAGAACCCGCTTATCATCTCAATTATTGCGGGTATCCTTTATTCCAAGCTAGGACTTCCTATTCCGAAAGTCGCCTCTGATGCGGGGCATTACTTTGCCAATATGACACTGCCGTTAGCACTACTGTGCACCGGCGGCTCCCTTGATTTGAAATCTCTACGAAAAGATACCACTCCAACCGTACTTGCCAGCACCTTGAAGCTTGTTTTAATGCCAGTAATATGTGTATTTTTCGCGTATTTGTTAGGATTCAAGGGACAATCTTTAGGGATAATCTTTTTTATGAGCGGTGCACCTGCCGCAGCCGCAAGCTATATCATGGCAAGAGCGATGGGCGGCAATGCCACCTTAGCGGCAAATATTATTGCCTTGACTACCCTCGCCTCGGTTGTGACCACAACCATTGGTTTGATTATATTAAACAGCCTAAACCTGCTTTATTAA
- a CDS encoding TRAP transporter permease, producing the protein MDVVTENNSNLPFQRLTKLLGYIVLIVAVALSVFQIWQGITSTISATYFRPVHLCWVLVLIFMHYPLVSNLHSRFYIAGRVFDLLLCVLVVLAGYRMTVFDYNDINYLFYGLSSLDMAAGIALLVLLLEGCRRTVGLVMVLIALLFLSYSMFGDLLPSAFAIKAYSLQELIQFQIFSANGVFGSALGIAATTVFIFVLFGAFLEVTGAGKFFIDLAFSIAGKYRGGPAKAAVLASAGLGSISGSAIANTVTTGSITIPMMKKLGYKPEQAAGIEAAASTGGQIMPPIMGAGAFVMAQFTGVPYSDIMFASIAPAILYFFCTLFYVHLMACKLNLQAVSRTEAVIEVMKHGAHHLIPLVLITTLLMMAYSPLLVGVAGCAAILVVAMMRKHSRINFSQFLLGMKNGALLALPISAACGAAGIIVGVVGQTGIGLQFTQFVMDFSGGHMLIALGLISVVALILGMGLPVTAAYIVLAVMAVPMLSDFGLPILTAHLIVFWLSQTSNVTPPIALAAFAGAGVANANPMRSSVEAFKLAGGLFIIPIMMAYTNIVNNQDGILLVLISVLQTLAIIIAIAIAIEGYFIKALNRVERIIACISIPLLLLNPFNLGLLGGALVLGIFLLQLRSQRVVA; encoded by the coding sequence ATGGATGTTGTCACTGAAAATAATTCAAACCTGCCTTTTCAAAGGTTAACCAAGCTATTGGGGTATATCGTGCTGATTGTTGCTGTTGCACTGTCGGTATTCCAGATTTGGCAGGGTATCACCTCTACAATCTCCGCTACCTATTTTCGCCCGGTTCATTTGTGTTGGGTTCTAGTGCTGATTTTCATGCATTATCCGTTGGTCAGTAACCTTCATAGCCGATTTTATATAGCAGGTAGAGTTTTTGATTTACTGCTGTGCGTTTTAGTTGTATTGGCTGGGTATCGTATGACGGTATTTGACTACAACGATATTAATTACCTTTTTTATGGCTTATCTAGTTTAGATATGGCGGCAGGAATCGCGCTACTTGTATTGCTTTTGGAAGGATGCCGTCGCACCGTAGGTTTGGTGATGGTGTTAATCGCATTGTTGTTTCTTAGCTATTCAATGTTTGGTGATTTACTACCAAGTGCGTTCGCAATCAAAGCATATAGTTTGCAAGAACTGATTCAATTTCAGATATTTTCCGCCAATGGTGTATTTGGCTCGGCATTGGGAATTGCAGCTACTACGGTATTTATATTTGTGCTGTTTGGCGCCTTTTTAGAGGTGACAGGGGCAGGAAAGTTCTTCATCGATCTTGCATTTTCGATCGCGGGGAAATATCGAGGCGGGCCGGCGAAAGCGGCGGTGCTTGCATCCGCTGGATTAGGATCAATCTCGGGTTCTGCAATCGCAAATACGGTGACTACTGGCTCGATTACAATCCCTATGATGAAAAAGTTGGGCTATAAACCCGAGCAAGCGGCAGGCATAGAAGCTGCGGCGTCAACAGGTGGACAGATAATGCCGCCTATTATGGGGGCAGGCGCGTTTGTTATGGCGCAGTTCACCGGAGTACCCTATAGCGACATCATGTTTGCTTCGATTGCGCCGGCAATCCTTTATTTTTTCTGCACCCTTTTTTATGTCCATCTGATGGCATGTAAGCTTAACTTGCAAGCAGTAAGCCGCACCGAAGCAGTCATTGAGGTGATGAAGCACGGCGCGCATCACCTCATCCCTTTGGTGCTAATTACGACCTTATTGATGATGGCATACTCTCCATTACTGGTTGGCGTTGCAGGTTGCGCCGCCATCTTGGTGGTGGCTATGATGCGTAAACATAGCCGAATCAATTTTTCCCAGTTTTTATTAGGGATGAAGAACGGTGCGCTTTTGGCTCTACCCATTTCAGCTGCTTGTGGCGCGGCGGGGATTATTGTTGGCGTAGTAGGGCAAACAGGGATCGGACTGCAGTTTACTCAGTTTGTCATGGACTTTTCTGGTGGACACATGCTTATCGCATTAGGGCTGATAAGTGTTGTAGCATTAATTCTAGGCATGGGACTTCCGGTTACGGCGGCGTATATCGTATTAGCGGTAATGGCGGTGCCTATGCTCAGTGACTTTGGTTTACCTATCCTTACCGCACACCTGATTGTGTTTTGGTTGTCGCAAACCTCGAATGTGACCCCGCCTATCGCTTTGGCCGCATTTGCTGGGGCTGGCGTGGCGAATGCCAACCCGATGCGCTCGTCTGTTGAGGCATTTAAATTGGCGGGTGGACTGTTTATTATCCCGATTATGATGGCTTATACCAATATAGTGAATAATCAAGATGGGATACTGCTGGTGCTGATCTCTGTTTTGCAGACACTCGCTATCATCATTGCAATAGCAATTGCGATTGAAGGGTACTTTATTAAGGCTTTAAATCGTGTAGAGCGGATAATTGCCTGTATATCAATTCCATTATTACTGCTTAATCCATTTAATCTCGGTTTACTGGGCGGGGCATTGGTACTGGGAATATTTTTGCTGCAATTACGTTCACAAAGAGTGGTGGCTTAA
- a CDS encoding TAXI family TRAP transporter solute-binding subunit — protein MMLKRKLLGAILAMLPFVAGAANYSIGTGGQSGIYYPFGGALAKVWSEHVPDVNAKAEVTAASVENTIKVVRGDMIAGIAMGNVVLDAYKGEGKFPKKMPVNTLFALYPNLVHTLTLEKSGINSLDDLKGKRISLGAPGSGTAVTSAALLESIGLDVKKDITAVYLNYSETTNALANGQIDAGFIVGGQGVGAVTQVALTHKIKVLSISDAQSQAFIKQHPAYSAFDIPAGVYNNVGEVSTLSVWNVLVVNASMSEDMAYNLTKAAYENMPEVRKVVKMAEMTTPENAQRLQGVPLHPGAKKYLDSIK, from the coding sequence ATGATGCTCAAACGTAAACTACTAGGCGCCATACTGGCTATGCTGCCATTTGTTGCTGGTGCGGCGAATTACTCAATTGGTACTGGTGGCCAAAGTGGTATCTACTATCCATTTGGTGGCGCGTTGGCGAAGGTATGGAGTGAACATGTACCTGATGTTAATGCTAAAGCTGAGGTAACTGCGGCTTCGGTTGAAAATACAATCAAGGTTGTACGTGGTGATATGATTGCGGGTATCGCAATGGGCAATGTAGTGCTTGATGCCTACAAAGGTGAAGGTAAATTCCCGAAGAAAATGCCAGTGAATACCTTGTTTGCCTTATACCCAAACCTTGTTCATACCTTAACTCTTGAGAAGTCGGGAATTAATAGCCTAGATGATCTAAAAGGTAAGCGCATCTCTTTGGGAGCTCCGGGCAGTGGAACAGCGGTAACGTCTGCGGCTTTACTTGAGTCTATTGGTCTGGATGTTAAAAAAGACATTACTGCCGTGTACCTCAATTATTCAGAGACAACCAATGCACTTGCTAACGGTCAGATAGACGCTGGTTTTATTGTTGGCGGCCAGGGGGTTGGCGCGGTGACGCAGGTCGCGTTAACTCATAAAATTAAGGTGCTCTCGATTAGTGATGCACAGAGCCAAGCTTTTATAAAGCAACACCCAGCTTATAGCGCTTTTGATATTCCAGCAGGTGTTTATAACAATGTAGGTGAGGTCTCAACCTTAAGTGTGTGGAATGTATTGGTAGTCAACGCCAGCATGTCCGAGGATATGGCGTACAACTTAACGAAGGCGGCGTATGAAAATATGCCTGAAGTTCGCAAAGTCGTTAAGATGGCTGAAATGACAACGCCAGAGAATGCACAGCGCCTACAAGGCGTTCCTTTGCATCCTGGAGCTAAAAAATATCTAGATTCAATCAAGTAA
- a CDS encoding LysR family transcriptional regulator — protein sequence MDKLQDMQLFISIVDNRSLAGAAKEMSLSAATVTMRLKAIEERYGVKLLQRTTRHISLTDSGAEYYRQCQHILDQVVELENVLTHQSDEVSGIIKISAPKDVAKQILLPMLSEFCNRYPNITPQLNFHDHLFNVTEAGMDLIIRYGDLPDSSLISRRLAKNHRLLVASPSYLSKHATLQSPVELSEHRCLVMMRNNEALKHWYFRSTQQQHSITVEPAMLSDDGEVIRYWAVNGQGIALKSSLDVAHDLKVGNLVPVLADHKVNFNHLNLDSADLNLIYASRLHQPKRISLLIDFFVSAFEHREVL from the coding sequence ATGGATAAGCTTCAGGATATGCAGCTGTTTATTTCTATCGTAGACAACCGCTCTTTAGCGGGGGCAGCAAAAGAAATGAGCTTGTCAGCGGCGACCGTAACCATGCGCTTAAAAGCGATAGAAGAACGTTATGGCGTAAAACTGCTACAGCGTACAACCCGCCATATATCTTTAACCGATTCTGGTGCTGAGTACTACCGTCAGTGTCAGCATATACTTGATCAAGTAGTGGAGCTGGAAAACGTATTAACTCATCAATCGGATGAGGTAAGTGGCATCATCAAAATCAGTGCACCTAAGGATGTAGCCAAGCAAATCTTACTGCCCATGTTGTCTGAATTTTGTAATCGCTATCCAAATATTACCCCGCAACTTAATTTTCACGACCACCTGTTTAATGTTACTGAAGCGGGAATGGACCTGATAATTCGTTACGGAGACTTGCCAGACAGTTCACTAATTAGTCGTCGCTTAGCTAAAAACCATCGTTTATTGGTAGCATCCCCTAGCTACTTGAGTAAACACGCTACATTACAAAGCCCTGTAGAATTGTCCGAACATCGCTGTTTGGTGATGATGCGTAATAATGAAGCCCTTAAACATTGGTATTTTCGCAGTACTCAACAACAGCATTCAATAACCGTTGAGCCTGCGATGTTGTCTGATGATGGTGAGGTTATTCGGTATTGGGCGGTTAATGGACAAGGAATCGCTCTTAAATCTAGCCTTGATGTTGCCCACGACTTAAAAGTGGGCAACTTAGTACCGGTACTTGCTGACCACAAGGTGAACTTTAATCACCTAAATCTAGATAGTGCTGACTTAAATCTTATCTACGCCAGTCGACTCCATCAACCAAAGCGTATCAGCTTACTGATTGATTTCTTTGTTTCTGCGTTTGAACACCGCGAAGTACTATAA
- a CDS encoding SDR family oxidoreductase, which yields MNTFVIVGGTSGIGKSLADTLLTQGHTVHVASRRTGLNIQDPQSISQFFKTVGNFDHLVITAGSFAPSGKVEDLDLSAASDAFDTKFWGSIRLVQQAVPYLKGSITLTSGMLSRKVVASTLVKTAANAALEASAKILAKELAPIRVNVVSPGLTATEAYSTMDEQARSDMFIVAGKSLPVGRVATPQDLVAGYLLAIENPVITGSVIDINGGALL from the coding sequence ATGAATACATTCGTAATCGTTGGCGGCACATCAGGCATTGGTAAATCACTAGCAGACACCTTATTAACCCAAGGTCACACCGTTCATGTTGCGAGTCGTCGTACTGGGCTTAATATCCAAGACCCGCAGTCAATCTCTCAATTCTTTAAAACTGTAGGTAACTTTGACCATCTAGTTATAACCGCGGGCTCATTTGCTCCTAGCGGAAAAGTTGAAGACCTTGATCTTAGTGCTGCTAGTGACGCCTTTGATACTAAGTTTTGGGGGAGCATTCGATTGGTACAGCAAGCTGTCCCATACCTTAAGGGGTCAATCACCCTAACCTCAGGAATGCTCTCAAGAAAGGTGGTCGCCAGTACCTTAGTAAAAACCGCCGCAAACGCCGCTCTAGAGGCGAGTGCTAAGATACTTGCCAAAGAACTTGCTCCTATTCGTGTCAACGTAGTAAGTCCGGGGCTAACTGCAACAGAGGCGTATTCTACTATGGATGAACAAGCGCGTAGCGATATGTTTATTGTGGCTGGAAAAAGCCTGCCTGTCGGACGCGTTGCAACGCCGCAGGATTTAGTTGCCGGTTACCTTCTCGCAATCGAAAACCCTGTCATTACCGGTTCGGTTATTGATATTAACGGTGGTGCACTGCTGTAA
- the artM gene encoding arginine ABC transporter permease ArtM, whose translation MTSQHFWQMLDGLGTSLHLTFVALIVGCILALLMTLTLILRTPILHWVSRGVITLFTGTPLLVQIFLIYYGPGQFESIHSSFVWQWLSQPWFCAMLALALNTAAYSTQLFKGAFNAIPSGQWQACRALGMNMTASLRVLLPFAIRRAIPAYSNEVILVFKGTSLASTITIMDVMGYAQRINAQTYDTLTVFGVAGLFYLAVNGLLTILFRYIERRALAFENAR comes from the coding sequence ATGACCTCACAACATTTTTGGCAGATGTTAGATGGCTTAGGGACAAGCTTACACTTAACGTTTGTCGCCCTTATCGTGGGCTGTATTCTTGCCTTGTTGATGACCTTGACCTTGATCTTAAGAACGCCAATATTGCATTGGGTTAGCCGGGGTGTGATTACGCTTTTCACTGGAACGCCTTTATTAGTCCAGATTTTTTTGATCTATTATGGGCCTGGTCAGTTTGAATCTATACATTCTAGCTTTGTATGGCAATGGTTGAGCCAGCCATGGTTTTGCGCAATGTTAGCCTTAGCGCTTAATACTGCCGCTTATAGTACCCAGCTATTTAAAGGCGCATTTAATGCCATCCCGTCAGGGCAGTGGCAGGCGTGCCGAGCATTAGGCATGAATATGACGGCAAGCCTAAGGGTGTTGCTTCCATTTGCTATTCGTCGTGCTATACCCGCATATTCCAATGAGGTGATCCTAGTATTTAAAGGTACCTCTTTGGCTAGTACCATTACGATTATGGATGTTATGGGCTATGCCCAGCGAATTAATGCACAAACCTATGACACATTGACGGTGTTTGGGGTTGCTGGATTGTTTTATTTGGCGGTCAATGGTTTGTTAACCATATTATTCCGCTACATAGAGCGCAGGGCTTTGGCGTTTGAAAATGCTCGTTAA